In one window of Pseudorasbora parva isolate DD20220531a chromosome 7, ASM2467924v1, whole genome shotgun sequence DNA:
- the tpbg gene encoding trophoblast glycoprotein, translating to MSDVGLSRLLQFQRRQKSVCNLTLCVLLFLTCSCSSLSLCPAQCSCESTVVNCVSQNLSSIPQPLPENTTTLNLSGNNITSLNSDSFPWPLEHLTSLYVSGSRVMHLDSIVFKNLPSLRLLDLSNNMISEVEALPQDNKIEVLNLGGSLFNYSSIDVFTNLFQHSLSKVSRLDLSNNGLIFLPNGIFTNLPDLTVLDLRNNTLVSFGDGTFANQALKELDLRDNALKVLPNETMDELRLIPDLRVRLAGNPWSCDCDIEETLIWLERHDFVVDRLNLTCSYPTELKNAPLLHLEQSQLPCWRNAGDIDRALEPSYAFLGMVLALIGVIFLLVLYLNRKGIKKWMYNIRDACRDHMEGYHYRYEINSDPRLANLSLNSDV from the coding sequence ATGTCCGATGTTGGATTATCGCGTTTGCTTCAATTCCAGAGGAGACAAAAGAGTGTGTGTAACCTGACTCTCTGTGTTTTACTCTTCCTGACGTGTTCCTGCTCCTCTTTATCTTTATGTCCTGCCCAATGCTCGTGTGAAAGCACAGTTGTGAACTGTGTTAGCCAAAACTTGAGCTCCATCCCACAGCCCCTTCCAGAAAACACCACCACACTTAACCTCAGTGGAAACAATATAACGAGTCTGAACAGTGATTCATTCCCCTGGCCTTTGGAACATTTAACAAGCCTTTATGTGTCTGGAAGCCGAGTGATGCACTTGGACTCAATAGTGTTTAAAAacttgccaagtctgcgtttacTCGACCTAAGCAACAACATGATTTCAGAGGTTGAGGCTTTACCTCAAGACAACAAGATTGAGGTTTTAAACCTCGGCGGATCCTTATTCAATTACTCCTCCATAGATGTGTTTACAAATCTCTTCCAACACAGCCTATCTAAAGTTTCCCGTCTTGATTTGTCCAATAATGGCCTGATCTTCCTTCCAAATGGCATATTCACAAATTTGCCGGACCTAACTGTTTTGGATTTGAGGAACAACACCCTTGTTTCATTCGGGGATGGTACATTTGCAAATCAGGCACTTAAAGAGTTGGACTTAAGAGACAACGCGTTGAAAGTCCTGCCAAACGAGACCATGGACGAGCTCCGTTTGATCCCTGATTTGCGTGTCCGTCTCGCAGGAAACCCCTGGAGCTGTGATTGCGACATTGAGGAAACGTTGATTTGGCTGGAGAGACATGACTTTGTGGTGGACCGATTAAACTTGACCTGTTCTTACCCAACAGAACTGAAAAATGCCCCACTTTTACACCTAGAGCAATCACAGCTCCCATGCTGGAGAAACGCTGGTGATATAGACCGTGCTCTGGAGCCCTCTTATGCGTTTTTGGGGATGGTTCTTGCACTCATTGGGGTCATTTTCCTTCTGGTCCTTTACCTTAACAGGAAAGGGATCAAGAAGTGGATGTACAATATCCGTGATGCGTGCAGAGATCATATGGAGGGATACCATTACAGATACGAGATCAATTCAGACCCGCGGCTAGCCAACCTCAGTCTCAACTCCGATGTGTGA